One window of the Scyliorhinus canicula chromosome 25, sScyCan1.1, whole genome shotgun sequence genome contains the following:
- the LOC119957204 gene encoding rho GTPase-activating protein SYDE1-like produces MKLEPRGVLYLKVSLVELWEVPLCCAEEHREPRVFRVELSALTERESSGARVPLLIQKCVSEIEKRGLKAVGLYRLCGSAAVKKELRDSFERDSASVNLSEEIYPDINVITGILKDYLRELPSALITKTLYEVVLEAMAKWPLKMAMGVPDAGATPANTVALLDCLPEAEKATLTLLLDHLSLVASLQESNKMTCQNLAVCFGPVLLGQKQESSQPGARTFSHSKELANALDFKMHIEVLHYLLQLWPSDRVRVRRDRLLEQSQPTSRLPLGRQPPIPPPASAEEVVCRNRVGRAAGSSRNRHAGDWSSCGRSYLGPGGEREAANGVQVPALSQGLLDGPGAGEGQGGDPYPGGDLGDCGELDFESPFTGRPKDFDSLIADIERELAKKIIFL; encoded by the exons ATGAAGCTGGAGCCTCGTGGGGTCCTCTACCTGAAGGTGTCGCTGGTGGAGCTGTGGGAGGTGCCGCTGTGCTGTGCCGAGGAACACCGTGAGCCCAGGGTCTTCAGGGTGGAGCTCAGCGCGCTGACGGAACGGGAGAGTTCCGGAGCCCGGGTCCCGCTGCTGATCCAGAAGTGCGTCTCCGAGATTGAGAAACGGGGCCTAAAG GCTGTGGGCCTGTACCGTCTCTGTGGCTCAGCTGCTGTGAAGAAAGAGTTACGGGACTCCTTCGAGCGCGACAGCGCCTCTGTGAACCTCTCCGAGGAAATCTACCCCGACATCAACGTGATCACAG GCATCCTCAAAGACTACCTTCGAGAGCTGCCGTCCGCCCTCATCACGAAGACGCTGTACGAAGTGGTGCTGGAGGCCATGGCCAAGTGGCCCTTGAAGATGGCCATGGGCGTACCAGATGCCGGTGCCACTCCTGCTAACACCGTGGCTTTGCTCGACTGCCTGCCCGAGGCGGAGAAG gccaCTCTCACACTCCTCCTTGACCACCTCAGCCTGGTGGCCTCTCTGCAAGAGTCCAACAAAATGACGTGTCAGAACCTGGCTGTCTGCTTTGGGCCGGTACTCCTGGGTCAGAAGCAGGAATCCTCTCAGCCAGGCGCCAGAACCTTTTCTCATTCCAAAGAGCTCGCCAATGCCCTGGACTTCAAGATGCACATTGAGGTTCTACACTACCTGCTGCAGCTGTGGCCTA GCGACCGAGTCCGAGTCAGACGGGACAGGTTGTTGGAGCAGTCACAGCCCACCAGCCGCCTGCCCCTCGGGCGGCAGCCACCAATCCCCCCGCCCGCCTCCGCCGAGGAGGTGGTCTGCCGGAACCGCGTGGGGCGTGCCGCCGGCTCATCCCGCAACCGCCACGCCGGTGACTGGAGCAGCTGTGGCCGGAGTTACCTGGGGCCTGGAGGCGAGCGGGAGGCGGCCAATGGCGTCCAGGTGCCGGCCCTGAGCCAGGGCCTCCTggacgggccgggggccggcgaAGGACAAGGCGGCGACCCGTACCCCGGCGGCGACCTTGGCGATTGCGGCGAGCTGGACTTTGAGTCGCCTTTCACCGGCCGGCCGAAGGACTTTGACAGCCTGATTGCCGATATCGAGCGGGAGCTGgcaaagaaaataattttcctcTGA